One genomic window of Prochlorococcus marinus CUG1416 includes the following:
- a CDS encoding DNA gyrase/topoisomerase IV subunit A — translation MDKKKLTSISLQEEMKRSYLEYAMSVIVGRALPDARDGLKPVQRRILFAMYELGLTPDRPFRKCARVVGDVLGKYHPHGDQAVYDALVRLVQNFSTKYPTLDGHGNFGSVDNDPPAAMRYTETRLAPIAHKAFLEEIGSNTVNFSNNFDGSQKEPDVLPAQLPFLLLNGSSGIAVGMATNIPPHNLGEIVDGLIAVVENKDVSNKKLSNIIKGPDFPTGGELIYNRAIEEMYETGKGSITIRGVINTEELNLGKGKHKKNALIITELPYQISKAGWIEKLAELVNSDKINGISDIRDESDRDGMRIVIELKKDSNSELVISNLYKKTTLQTNFGAIFLALIKGKPIQLNLKEYLNYFLEFREETIRKRTNYFLKSTLEKLEILEGLSKATKNIKKIIATIESSENSAEAKSKLIYNFDLSEKQANSVLDMPLKKLTNLEKNQIDDDIKKLQEKKDYFQKLLNERKLLLKLLIEELLILKKKYNVKRKTKLLKNIDQNEELETINNQILENYINKKTKIYIDNRLYLRKIIFNNYKKSFEDSNKIIDNKNIQKFICNIEKKIKIIGTTYTGKVFHIDWESNINIDYKLDNKILGNIDPNEIINFHSIKKGNKNYLCILNSDGRFKKVLFDEDMIKSNRSFAITKLKNNIKTIDSFISDGDQNLLILTSIGRIFKFNLSNKFLTPTTKQSQGLMLAKLLPTEKIVSCCPSQNGENIYLVSKQGKIFCINTNEIYYANEYGLGYLNEKTQLKNDYFLKILPSNYYLDIETNKNKSARLKIDKLNFKSNKTNFISDFLQLEKSEYLENCFRLKNLHD, via the coding sequence ATGGATAAGAAAAAACTCACTTCTATCTCTCTCCAAGAAGAAATGAAACGTTCTTATCTTGAGTATGCAATGAGTGTAATAGTTGGACGTGCTCTTCCCGATGCAAGAGATGGCCTTAAGCCTGTCCAGAGAAGAATACTTTTTGCTATGTACGAATTAGGTTTAACGCCTGATAGACCATTTAGAAAGTGTGCGAGAGTTGTTGGAGATGTCCTAGGTAAATACCATCCTCATGGTGATCAAGCAGTATATGATGCTCTAGTAAGGCTTGTACAAAATTTTTCGACTAAATATCCAACTCTGGATGGGCATGGGAATTTTGGATCTGTAGATAATGATCCACCAGCAGCAATGAGATACACAGAGACACGGTTAGCACCAATAGCACATAAAGCTTTTCTTGAAGAAATTGGATCTAACACAGTAAATTTCTCAAATAACTTTGATGGTTCACAAAAAGAACCTGATGTTCTTCCAGCTCAACTCCCATTTTTATTGCTAAACGGATCATCAGGTATTGCTGTTGGAATGGCAACAAACATTCCACCTCACAACCTTGGAGAAATAGTAGATGGTTTAATTGCAGTAGTAGAAAATAAAGATGTAAGTAATAAAAAACTATCTAATATTATCAAAGGACCTGATTTTCCTACGGGGGGAGAATTAATCTATAATCGCGCAATAGAAGAAATGTACGAAACTGGGAAAGGATCAATAACAATAAGAGGAGTCATAAATACAGAAGAGTTAAATTTAGGCAAAGGTAAACATAAAAAAAATGCCTTAATAATTACAGAACTTCCTTATCAAATCAGTAAAGCAGGTTGGATTGAAAAACTGGCAGAACTTGTTAATTCAGACAAAATCAATGGTATCTCTGATATTAGGGATGAAAGCGATAGAGATGGAATGAGAATTGTAATAGAGTTAAAAAAAGATTCTAATTCAGAACTTGTAATTTCCAATTTATACAAAAAAACAACTCTCCAAACCAACTTTGGTGCTATTTTTTTAGCTTTAATTAAAGGCAAGCCTATTCAATTAAACTTAAAGGAATATCTAAATTATTTTCTAGAATTTCGAGAAGAAACAATTAGAAAAAGAACAAATTATTTTCTAAAAAGCACTCTTGAAAAATTAGAAATTTTAGAAGGTTTATCTAAAGCTACAAAAAACATAAAAAAAATTATCGCAACTATCGAAAGCTCGGAAAATTCTGCAGAAGCTAAATCTAAGTTAATTTATAATTTTGATTTAAGTGAAAAACAGGCAAATTCAGTTTTGGATATGCCTCTAAAAAAATTAACAAATCTAGAAAAAAATCAAATAGATGATGATATAAAAAAATTACAAGAAAAAAAGGATTACTTTCAAAAATTATTAAATGAAAGAAAATTATTACTTAAATTACTTATAGAAGAATTATTAATATTAAAGAAAAAATATAATGTTAAAAGAAAAACAAAACTACTTAAAAATATAGATCAGAATGAAGAATTAGAAACAATTAACAATCAAATATTAGAAAACTATATCAACAAAAAAACTAAAATATACATAGACAATAGACTATATTTAAGAAAAATAATTTTCAATAACTATAAGAAATCTTTTGAAGATTCAAATAAAATTATAGATAATAAAAATATTCAAAAATTTATATGTAATATTGAAAAAAAAATAAAAATAATTGGGACCACTTACACCGGAAAAGTTTTTCACATTGATTGGGAGTCAAATATTAATATTGACTACAAATTAGATAATAAAATTCTTGGAAATATTGATCCAAATGAAATAATTAATTTTCATTCAATTAAAAAAGGAAATAAAAATTATTTATGTATCTTGAATTCGGATGGAAGATTTAAAAAAGTTTTATTTGATGAGGACATGATTAAAAGTAATAGATCATTCGCAATAACAAAATTAAAAAATAATATTAAAACAATAGATTCATTTATTTCTGATGGAGATCAAAACTTATTAATCCTAACCTCAATAGGACGTATTTTTAAATTTAATCTATCAAATAAATTTTTAACTCCGACAACTAAGCAATCTCAAGGATTAATGCTTGCAAAACTTTTACCAACTGAAAAGATTGTTTCTTGTTGTCCATCTCAAAATGGAGAAAATATTTATTTAGTTTCTAAACAAGGCAAAATCTTCTGTATAAATACTAATGAAATTTATTACGCAAATGAATACGGTTTGGGGTATTTAAATGAAAAAACTCAACTTAAAAACGATTACTTCCTCAAAATCCTGCCAAGTAATTATTACCTTGATATTGAAACTAATAAAAATAAATCTGCTAGATTAAAAATTGATAAATTAAATTTCAAATCTAATAAAACAAATTTTATAAGCGACTTTTTGCAATTAGAAAAAAGCGAGTATCTTGAAAATTGCTTTAGACTTAAAAACTTGCATGACTAA
- a CDS encoding PRC-barrel domain-containing protein, translating into MKLPKEILLSELLNYTVKGNMALNYGNGENVWMHPPVHRILGWYSRPSNFDLKRNVWRLNQISQIIDNDIYVKGDPAISDLATLNRFPNLIEANLININGSKIGIIADFLFEIKTGQIKYYLVSRSNPKIPGSSRWKLNIENINDQQPGLVFCESNSLDDLSLIKSSIKNEFFQKGKKIIDRFDDMKNIASNRLEDWLEEDEDINQNLDFKQQSFYNNDRKFRSFSDKKEDDPWI; encoded by the coding sequence TTGAAATTACCTAAAGAAATATTATTAAGTGAATTACTAAATTACACTGTTAAGGGAAATATGGCCCTTAATTATGGAAATGGTGAAAATGTTTGGATGCATCCTCCAGTTCATAGAATTTTAGGATGGTACTCTCGTCCTTCTAATTTTGATTTAAAACGAAATGTCTGGCGATTAAATCAAATTAGTCAAATAATAGATAATGATATTTATGTAAAAGGTGATCCAGCGATTTCTGATTTAGCAACTCTAAATAGGTTCCCAAATTTAATAGAAGCTAATCTGATCAATATCAATGGTTCAAAAATAGGAATTATTGCGGATTTTTTATTTGAAATTAAAACGGGTCAAATTAAATATTATTTAGTTTCTCGATCGAATCCTAAGATTCCAGGTTCTAGTAGATGGAAATTAAATATTGAAAATATTAATGATCAACAACCTGGTTTAGTTTTTTGTGAAAGCAATTCTTTAGATGACTTATCTTTAATAAAATCAAGTATTAAAAATGAATTTTTCCAAAAAGGAAAAAAAATTATTGATAGATTTGATGATATGAAAAATATAGCTTCTAATAGGTTAGAGGATTGGCTTGAAGAAGATGAAGATATAAACCAAAACTTAGATTTTAAACAACAAAGTTTTTATAATAATGATAGAAAATTTCGATCTTTTAGCGATAAAAAAGAAGATGACCCTTGGATCTAA
- the purL gene encoding phosphoribosylformylglycinamidine synthase subunit PurL: MLNPENNDLYDLHEALKVENLTINDYEEICKRLKRKPNRTELGMFGVMWSEHCCYRNSKPLLSKFPTKGANVLVGPGENAGVIDVGNNQKLVFKIESHNHPSAIEPFQGAATGVGGILRDIFTMGARPIAVLNSLRFGNLDKLSNVDLLRGVVSGIAHYGNCVGVPTVGGEIDFDDSYSGNPLVNVMALGLLETNEIVCSGAKNVGSPVLYVGNTTGRDGVGGASFASSELTSTSLDNRPAVQVGDPFIEKSLIEACLDAFKTGDVISAQDMGAAGLTCSSAEMAANGNLGISIDLDMVPSREDNMSSYQYLLSESQERMLFVVKEEKINNLIEKFKKWGLYACVIGEVIETNEVIISHKSKIVAQIPTSALSDDTPVNIHNVINKPPAYLLSKWEWNEDNLPQINEQTIFSLKENKSFSYSQIILKLLSNPSIASKRWIYEQYDSQVQANTVFKPGESDAAVIRLREQNEKNKNKVFSGVAASVDCNSRWVSLDPYRGAIAAVAESARNVSCVGAEPVAITNNLNFSSPDTEIGYWQLSSSCDGISEACKALETPVTGGNVSLYNESKNKDNKITPINPTPVIGMVGKIDNVEKAISSEWKNIQDQIWLIGSYKSETTIAASAYLEYFHGEITGRPPKIDLLDEKFCQSFLRNGILKSFVVSSHDISDGGLAIALAECCILSSKGATIELKKDVNRDDNLLFAEGGSRIIFSIDKMKEKEWLNYLKKIQKNFKSSVYVKKIGYVSSETLKIKLQDKNMCNIRVEELTEKFNNSISGNL, from the coding sequence ATGTTAAATCCAGAAAATAATGATCTATATGATCTTCATGAAGCACTTAAAGTTGAAAATTTAACAATTAATGATTACGAAGAAATTTGCAAAAGATTAAAGAGAAAACCAAATAGGACTGAACTAGGAATGTTTGGTGTTATGTGGTCTGAACATTGTTGTTATAGAAATTCAAAACCTTTACTATCTAAGTTTCCCACTAAAGGAGCTAATGTTTTGGTTGGTCCTGGAGAAAATGCTGGAGTTATAGATGTTGGAAATAACCAAAAACTTGTTTTTAAAATAGAAAGTCATAATCATCCTTCTGCTATTGAACCTTTTCAAGGAGCGGCAACAGGTGTAGGAGGAATATTAAGAGATATTTTTACAATGGGAGCAAGGCCAATCGCAGTATTGAATTCATTGAGATTCGGAAATCTTGATAAACTATCAAATGTCGATTTGCTTCGAGGAGTTGTATCCGGTATTGCACATTATGGAAATTGTGTAGGTGTCCCTACTGTTGGAGGTGAAATTGATTTCGATGATAGTTATTCTGGAAATCCTCTAGTCAATGTTATGGCTTTAGGACTTTTAGAGACTAATGAAATTGTTTGTTCTGGAGCTAAAAATGTAGGATCACCAGTACTATATGTAGGCAATACTACTGGCAGAGATGGTGTTGGTGGTGCAAGTTTCGCAAGTTCAGAATTAACTTCTACTTCGTTAGATAACAGACCGGCAGTGCAAGTAGGTGATCCATTTATTGAGAAAAGTCTTATAGAAGCTTGTTTAGATGCTTTTAAGACAGGAGATGTGATTTCAGCTCAAGATATGGGCGCGGCAGGTTTAACTTGTAGTAGTGCAGAAATGGCTGCTAATGGAAATTTAGGCATATCTATTGATTTAGATATGGTTCCTTCTAGAGAAGATAATATGTCTTCTTACCAATATTTACTATCTGAATCGCAAGAGAGAATGTTGTTTGTCGTTAAGGAAGAAAAAATTAATAACCTTATTGAAAAATTTAAAAAATGGGGATTATATGCCTGTGTAATTGGTGAAGTAATAGAGACTAATGAGGTAATTATTTCTCATAAAAGTAAAATTGTTGCTCAAATTCCTACTTCTGCTTTATCAGATGATACTCCTGTGAATATTCATAATGTGATTAATAAACCACCTGCTTATTTGTTAAGTAAATGGGAATGGAACGAAGATAATTTACCACAAATTAATGAGCAAACAATCTTTTCATTAAAGGAAAATAAGAGTTTTTCTTATTCACAAATCATCTTAAAACTTCTCTCTAATCCATCAATAGCTTCTAAACGATGGATTTATGAACAATATGACTCTCAAGTGCAGGCAAATACAGTTTTTAAACCTGGAGAATCAGATGCAGCTGTAATAAGATTAAGAGAACAAAATGAAAAAAATAAAAATAAAGTATTTTCTGGTGTTGCCGCTTCAGTTGACTGTAATAGCAGATGGGTTTCTCTTGATCCTTATAGAGGAGCTATTGCTGCAGTTGCAGAATCTGCAAGAAACGTAAGTTGTGTTGGGGCTGAGCCAGTAGCAATTACAAATAACTTGAATTTTTCTTCTCCTGATACTGAAATAGGATATTGGCAACTTTCATCTTCATGTGATGGGATTTCAGAAGCCTGTAAAGCTTTAGAAACTCCTGTTACGGGAGGAAATGTTTCCTTATATAATGAATCAAAAAATAAAGATAATAAAATTACTCCTATTAATCCTACTCCAGTCATTGGAATGGTTGGCAAGATAGATAATGTTGAAAAAGCTATAAGTAGTGAATGGAAAAATATTCAAGATCAAATTTGGTTAATTGGTTCTTATAAATCAGAAACAACAATTGCAGCTAGTGCTTATTTGGAATATTTTCATGGGGAAATTACAGGTCGGCCTCCAAAAATAGATTTGCTGGATGAAAAGTTTTGCCAAAGTTTTTTAAGAAATGGGATTTTAAAAAGTTTTGTAGTTTCTTCTCATGATATTAGCGATGGGGGTTTAGCTATAGCTTTAGCAGAATGTTGTATTTTGTCCTCAAAAGGTGCAACAATTGAATTAAAGAAAGATGTTAATAGAGACGATAATTTATTGTTTGCAGAAGGAGGTTCTAGAATTATTTTTTCAATAGACAAAATGAAAGAAAAAGAATGGCTTAATTATTTAAAAAAAATTCAAAAAAATTTTAAATCAAGTGTATACGTAAAAAAAATAGGATATGTTTCTAGTGAAACTCTTAAGATAAAACTTCAAGATAAAAATATGTGCAATATTAGGGTTGAGGAATTAACCGAAAAATTTAATAATAGTATTTCAGGTAATTTATAA
- the purF gene encoding amidophosphoribosyltransferase: MCGIVGIVSSDDVNQQIYDSLLLLQHRGQDSTGIATMENTVFHIHKAKGHVNTAYRTRDMRNLIGKIGLGHVRYATKGSAESVEEAQPFYVNAPYGIVLIHNGNLTNTRDLEKQLFNIDKRHTNSSSDTEMLLNVFATELQEQIHNQELEPDIIFDAVKSLHKRIQGSYASIALISGHGLLAFRDPFGIRPLVIGRRLSITTKKEEWMVASESLVLENNDYQVVRDVDPGEAIFINLNGELFSKQCSANPMLCPCAFEYVYLARPDSIMNGISVYKARLKMGDYLSETIKETINSGDIDVVMPIPDSSRPAAMQVARQLGIEYREGFFKNRYVGRTFIMPGQQKRKKSVRQKLNAMSAEFKNKNVLIVDDSIVRGTTSKEIVQMAKDAGANKVFFTSAAPPVRFPHVYGINMPNRDELIAHDRTISEIAYQLEIDSLIYQSVENLRKSIISESSIEDLEMSCFTGSYVTGTVNQEYLNWVENEYKS, translated from the coding sequence ATGTGCGGAATAGTTGGAATCGTTTCTTCAGATGATGTAAATCAACAAATATACGATAGTCTTTTGCTTTTACAGCATAGAGGTCAAGACTCAACAGGTATAGCTACCATGGAAAATACTGTTTTCCATATACATAAGGCGAAAGGTCATGTTAATACTGCTTATAGAACTAGAGATATGAGAAATTTAATTGGCAAAATTGGATTAGGTCATGTTAGGTATGCAACAAAGGGATCAGCAGAAAGTGTAGAAGAAGCTCAGCCTTTTTACGTTAATGCTCCTTATGGAATTGTTTTGATACATAATGGCAATTTGACGAATACCAGAGATTTAGAAAAACAATTATTTAATATTGATAAGCGTCACACAAATTCTTCAAGTGATACTGAAATGCTATTAAATGTATTTGCGACAGAATTGCAAGAACAAATTCATAATCAAGAATTAGAACCTGATATTATTTTTGATGCTGTCAAATCTTTACATAAAAGAATTCAGGGTTCATATGCTTCAATTGCATTAATTTCAGGACATGGTCTATTAGCATTCAGAGATCCTTTTGGTATTAGACCTTTAGTCATAGGAAGAAGACTTTCAATAACTACAAAAAAAGAAGAGTGGATGGTTGCTAGTGAATCTCTAGTGCTTGAGAATAACGATTATCAGGTAGTTAGAGATGTAGATCCTGGAGAAGCTATTTTTATAAATCTTAATGGTGAGTTATTTTCTAAGCAATGTTCTGCAAATCCAATGTTATGTCCATGTGCTTTTGAATATGTTTATTTAGCTAGGCCAGATTCAATTATGAATGGAATTTCAGTATATAAAGCTCGTTTAAAAATGGGAGATTATTTATCTGAAACAATAAAAGAAACAATTAATTCTGGAGATATAGATGTTGTAATGCCTATTCCTGATTCTTCTCGACCTGCGGCCATGCAAGTTGCAAGACAATTGGGTATTGAATACAGAGAAGGTTTTTTTAAAAATAGATATGTTGGTAGAACATTCATAATGCCTGGTCAGCAAAAACGTAAGAAATCTGTTAGACAAAAATTAAATGCTATGAGTGCAGAGTTTAAAAATAAAAATGTATTAATTGTTGATGACTCGATAGTAAGAGGTACTACTTCAAAAGAAATTGTCCAGATGGCTAAAGATGCAGGAGCAAATAAAGTTTTTTTTACATCAGCAGCACCCCCTGTTCGTTTTCCTCATGTTTATGGAATTAATATGCCAAATAGAGATGAATTAATCGCTCATGATAGAACAATAAGTGAAATTGCTTATCAACTTGAAATTGATAGTCTCATTTATCAGAGTGTTGAAAATTTACGCAAATCTATAATAAGTGAATCTTCTATTGAAGATTTAGAGATGAGTTGTTTTACTGGCTCTTATGTAACAGGAACTGTAAATCAAGAGTACTTAAATTGGGTTGAAAATGAATATAAATCTTAG
- a CDS encoding tetratricopeptide repeat protein — translation MKNFLAKIICVSLISFYFLNIESVKSIVPYYYFPTIKNLEKESLSIGKSAYQLLYFGQYKDSLNLAKLAVKLNAKNEKLWLILSEAQIANKLYKNALYSLNKAQKLNSNISEIYFAKSNIYLKIEQKKDAKIALETGLNIDPNNHKAIFQLGNIFLMEKNYLEAIKLFERTVKIKPNFWQAINNKGLAYFEENKINLSIKHFEKAISIEENAEPLLGLASCLRMKDMKLALKFAKKALNKDPNYVNYDYRKEQLWGEKLQVSTEILLQNNQLQTDVILAKTKINASS, via the coding sequence ATGAAAAATTTTTTAGCAAAGATAATATGCGTGTCTTTGATCAGTTTTTACTTTCTTAACATAGAAAGTGTTAAGTCAATTGTTCCATATTATTATTTTCCAACAATAAAAAATTTAGAAAAGGAAAGTTTATCTATTGGCAAAAGTGCATATCAACTTCTCTATTTTGGACAATATAAAGACAGTCTTAACTTAGCAAAATTAGCCGTAAAGTTAAATGCAAAAAATGAAAAACTATGGTTGATTTTGTCTGAGGCACAGATAGCTAACAAACTATACAAAAATGCATTATATTCTTTAAATAAAGCACAAAAGCTAAATTCAAATATTAGCGAAATATACTTTGCGAAAAGTAATATTTACTTAAAGATCGAACAAAAAAAAGATGCAAAGATTGCTTTAGAAACAGGATTAAATATTGATCCAAATAACCATAAAGCTATTTTTCAATTAGGGAATATTTTTTTAATGGAAAAAAATTACTTAGAGGCTATCAAGTTGTTTGAAAGAACTGTAAAAATTAAACCTAATTTCTGGCAAGCAATCAATAATAAAGGTTTAGCTTATTTCGAGGAAAACAAAATCAATCTATCTATTAAACATTTTGAAAAAGCAATCTCAATAGAGGAAAATGCTGAACCATTACTCGGACTTGCTTCGTGTTTAAGAATGAAAGATATGAAATTAGCTCTTAAATTCGCAAAAAAGGCTTTGAATAAAGATCCTAACTACGTTAATTATGATTATAGAAAAGAACAGTTATGGGGGGAGAAATTGCAAGTCTCTACAGAAATACTTTTACAAAATAATCAACTTCAAACAGATGTAATATTGGCAAAAACAAAAATAAATGCATCTTCTTAA